A stretch of the Dechloromonas sp. TW-R-39-2 genome encodes the following:
- the atpG gene encoding F0F1 ATP synthase subunit gamma, whose amino-acid sequence MASGKEIRNKIKSVENTRKITKAMEMVAASKMRKAQERMRAARPYGEKIRRVAGNLAHALTEYKHPFLMNRDQANVGLILITSDKGLCGGLNSNVLRLVVSKMKAFEAEGKKLQATCIGNKGFGFMQRAGAKIVSHVTGLGDTPHLEKLIGPVKVQLDAYMNGEIDALYIGYTRFINTMKQEPVFEQLLPLSGDAVGSSKSNWDYVYEPEAKAVIDDLLIRYVEALIYQAVAENMASEQSARMVSMKSASDNAKNVIGELKLVYNKARQAAITKELSEIVSGAAAV is encoded by the coding sequence ATGGCTAGCGGCAAGGAAATTCGCAACAAGATCAAGAGCGTAGAAAACACGCGAAAGATCACCAAGGCCATGGAAATGGTGGCCGCATCCAAAATGCGCAAAGCGCAGGAACGGATGCGTGCTGCCCGTCCTTATGGCGAGAAAATCCGGCGCGTTGCAGGCAATCTGGCTCATGCCCTGACCGAATACAAGCACCCGTTCCTGATGAACCGTGACCAGGCCAATGTCGGCCTGATCCTGATCACCTCGGACAAGGGCCTGTGCGGCGGTCTCAATTCCAACGTCTTGCGCCTTGTGGTCAGCAAGATGAAGGCTTTTGAGGCCGAGGGCAAAAAGCTTCAGGCTACCTGCATCGGTAACAAGGGTTTCGGCTTCATGCAGCGCGCAGGCGCCAAGATCGTTTCGCACGTAACGGGTCTCGGTGATACTCCGCATCTGGAAAAGCTGATCGGGCCGGTCAAGGTTCAACTCGACGCCTACATGAACGGCGAGATCGACGCGCTTTATATTGGCTACACCCGCTTCATCAATACGATGAAGCAGGAGCCGGTTTTCGAACAACTTCTCCCCCTGAGCGGCGATGCCGTTGGTTCGAGCAAATCGAACTGGGATTATGTGTACGAACCCGAAGCCAAGGCAGTGATCGACGATCTGCTGATCCGTTATGTAGAAGCTTTGATTTATCAAGCAGTCGCTGAAAACATGGCTTCCGAGCAATCTGCCCGGATGGTTTCCATGAAGTCTGCTTCCGACAACGCCAAGAACGTTATCGGTGAATTGAAGCTGGTCTATAACAAGGCCCGTCAGGCCGCGATTACCAAGGAATTGTCGGAAATCGTAAGCGGTGCAGCCGCCGTCTGA
- the atpD gene encoding F0F1 ATP synthase subunit beta → MSQGSIVQCIGAVVDIHFPRDAMPKVYDALKLDAAEANGMAEEGLTFEVQQQLGDGVVRTIAMGSSDGLRRGMKVNNTGAAISVPVGMGTLGRIMDVLGRPIDEAGPIDSNELREIHAAAPKFDELSSSVDLLETGIKVIDLICPFAKGGKVGLFGGAGVGKTVNMMELINNIAKQHSGLSVFAGVGERTREGNDFYHEMKDSNVLDKVAMVFGQMNEPPGNRLRVALTGLTMAERFRDDGRDILFFVDNIYRYTLAGTEVSALLGRMPSAVGYQPTLAEEMGRLQERITSTKVGSITSIQAVYVPADDLTDPSPATTFLHLDSTVVLSRDIASLGIYPAVDPLDSTSRQLDPQVVGEEHYAVARAVQMNLQRYKELRDIIAILGMDELSPEDKLAVSRARKIQRFLSQPFHVAEVFTGSPGKFVPLKETIKGFKGICAGEYDHLPEQAFYMVGGIEEVIEKAKTLQ, encoded by the coding sequence ATGAGTCAAGGTTCCATCGTTCAGTGTATCGGCGCCGTTGTGGACATCCACTTTCCGCGCGACGCGATGCCGAAGGTGTACGACGCGCTCAAGCTGGATGCCGCTGAAGCCAATGGTATGGCCGAAGAAGGCCTGACCTTCGAGGTTCAGCAGCAACTGGGTGACGGCGTGGTGCGTACCATCGCTATGGGTTCTTCCGACGGCCTGCGCCGCGGGATGAAAGTTAACAACACTGGCGCAGCCATCTCCGTGCCGGTCGGCATGGGTACGCTAGGTCGCATCATGGACGTCCTCGGCCGTCCAATCGACGAAGCCGGCCCGATCGACTCGAACGAGCTGCGTGAAATTCACGCTGCTGCGCCGAAGTTCGACGAGCTGTCCTCTTCCGTCGATCTGCTCGAAACCGGTATCAAGGTTATCGACCTGATCTGCCCGTTCGCCAAGGGCGGCAAGGTCGGTCTGTTCGGTGGCGCCGGCGTCGGCAAGACCGTCAACATGATGGAGCTGATCAACAACATCGCCAAGCAACACTCGGGTCTGTCCGTGTTTGCCGGTGTTGGTGAGCGTACCCGCGAAGGTAACGACTTCTATCACGAAATGAAGGACTCCAACGTTCTCGACAAGGTCGCGATGGTGTTCGGTCAGATGAACGAGCCGCCGGGCAACCGTCTGCGCGTCGCGCTGACCGGCCTGACCATGGCCGAGCGTTTCCGTGATGATGGCCGCGACATTCTCTTCTTCGTCGACAACATCTATCGCTACACCCTGGCTGGTACGGAAGTTTCCGCACTGCTCGGCCGTATGCCTTCCGCTGTGGGCTATCAGCCGACGCTGGCTGAAGAAATGGGCCGTCTGCAAGAGCGTATTACCTCCACCAAGGTTGGCTCGATCACCTCCATCCAAGCCGTTTACGTGCCTGCCGATGACTTGACCGACCCGTCCCCGGCTACCACCTTCCTGCACTTGGACTCCACCGTTGTGTTGTCGCGTGACATCGCCTCCCTGGGTATCTACCCGGCCGTCGATCCGCTCGATTCCACCTCGCGTCAGCTCGATCCGCAAGTCGTTGGCGAAGAGCACTACGCTGTTGCCCGTGCCGTGCAGATGAACCTGCAACGCTACAAGGAACTGCGTGACATCATCGCGATTCTGGGTATGGACGAACTGTCTCCTGAAGACAAGCTGGCCGTTTCCCGTGCTCGTAAGATTCAGCGTTTCCTGTCGCAGCCGTTCCACGTTGCTGAAGTCTTTACCGGTTCCCCGGGCAAGTTTGTCCCGCTCAAGGAAACCATCAAGGGCTTCAAGGGCATTTGTGCCGGTGAATACGATCACCTGCCGGAACAAGCGTTCTACATGGTCGGCGGTATCGAGGAAGTCATCGAAAAGGCCAAGACACTGCAGTAA
- a CDS encoding F0F1 ATP synthase subunit epsilon gives MVMTVHCDVVSAEESIFSGLVEVAVFPGEAGELGILPRHTPLLTRIKPGTIRLKVLDQSEFELVYVSGGMLEVQPDMITVLADTAIRAHDLDEAKALEAKKRAEEALANRKAEMDYAAAESELAQAIAQLQTIQHLRKHTH, from the coding sequence ATGGTTATGACTGTTCATTGTGATGTCGTCAGTGCCGAAGAGTCCATCTTCTCCGGCCTGGTCGAGGTTGCGGTGTTTCCCGGCGAAGCCGGGGAACTCGGCATTCTGCCGCGCCACACCCCGCTGCTCACTCGCATCAAGCCCGGCACTATTCGTCTGAAGGTGCTGGACCAGAGCGAATTCGAGCTGGTTTATGTGTCTGGCGGCATGCTGGAGGTACAGCCCGACATGATTACCGTGTTGGCTGACACCGCCATTCGTGCCCACGACTTGGACGAAGCCAAGGCGCTTGAAGCCAAGAAGCGGGCCGAAGAAGCACTGGCCAACCGGAAAGCAGAAATGGATTACGCTGCGGCCGAATCCGAACTGGCGCAAGCAATTGCACAGCTTCAGACGATTCAGCATCTGCGCAAACATACGCACTGA
- a CDS encoding IS3 family transposase (programmed frameshift), with protein sequence MDTGIKRTQRDYTLAFKRAVVDQVEKGELSYKQAQDRYGIQGRSTVLVWLRKHGRQNWGAMASYGRMTDPTHPSTSGQGLTPEQRIKELEVQLKEAREKSQFFEAVIDVLKKDYGVRVKKACGQVLAQKSVEGLSVSRACRHMGISRQAHYQWQHRRVLDEAKCERVLALVKTKRLHQARLGTRKLHHLISPALATQDLSIGRDALFALLRSTHLLVQPKRAYHKTTNSQHRFRRHPNLLKAGPEQIHAEASEQVWVADITYLPTREQCAYLSLVTDAYSRKIVGYHVHGSLHTAEVSLALKMALKSRQGNRQLVHHSDRGIQYCSNEYQAIHQQHGLICSMTDGYDCYQNALAERVNGILKHEFLLQQPDDLHQARRMVSQSVAIYNQERPHFSLQLKTPDEVHRASLQVSN encoded by the exons ATGGACACAGGGATTAAGAGGACACAGCGAGACTACACGCTGGCTTTTAAACGTGCCGTGGTTGATCAGGTAGAAAAAGGCGAGCTGAGTTACAAGCAGGCACAGGATCGCTACGGCATCCAGGGAAGATCGACGGTTCTGGTCTGGTTGCGTAAGCACGGTCGCCAGAACTGGGGGGCGATGGCATCATACGGTCGCATGACTGACCCAACCCACCCATCAACGAGCGGCCAAGGCCTGACGCCGGAACAACGGATCAAGGAACTGGAAGTCCAGCTCAAGGAAGCGCGGGAGAAATCCCAATTCTTCGAAGCAGTCATCGATGTTTTGAAGAAGGACTATGGCGTGCGTGTT AAAAAAGCCTGTGGGCAAGTCCTCGCGCAAAAGTCCGTTGAAGGGCTGAGCGTGTCGAGGGCTTGCCGTCACATGGGAATCAGCCGGCAGGCACACTACCAGTGGCAACATCGTCGGGTGCTCGATGAGGCCAAGTGCGAGCGGGTTCTGGCACTGGTGAAGACAAAGCGTTTGCATCAAGCACGGCTGGGCACGCGCAAACTGCACCACCTGATTAGCCCAGCACTCGCCACTCAGGACCTGAGCATTGGTCGGGATGCCTTGTTTGCGCTGTTGCGCAGCACACACCTGTTGGTACAGCCCAAACGGGCCTATCACAAGACGACCAACAGCCAGCACCGTTTCCGGCGTCATCCCAACTTGCTGAAAGCCGGTCCCGAACAGATTCACGCCGAGGCCAGTGAGCAGGTTTGGGTCGCGGACATCACCTACCTGCCCACCCGCGAGCAGTGTGCCTACCTGAGCCTGGTGACCGATGCCTATTCACGCAAGATCGTCGGTTACCACGTCCATGGCAGCCTGCACACGGCCGAGGTCAGTCTGGCTTTGAAGATGGCACTGAAAAGCCGACAAGGGAATCGACAGCTGGTCCATCATTCGGACCGGGGGATTCAATACTGCTCGAATGAGTATCAGGCCATTCATCAGCAACACGGACTGATCTGCTCGATGACGGACGGCTACGACTGCTATCAGAATGCCTTGGCAGAGCGGGTCAATGGCATTCTGAAGCACGAATTCCTGCTTCAGCAGCCCGATGATCTACATCAGGCCCGACGCATGGTCAGCCAATCCGTCGCTATCTACAATCAGGAGCGGCCGCATTTCTCGCTACAATTGAAGACGCCCGATGAGGTCCATCGGGCGTCTTTGCAGGTCAGCAATTAA
- a CDS encoding SCP2 domain-containing protein, with protein MASIESILVPALNHLLDGEPWAAERLRSHSGARLQIEAGPLVLALVINAQGQFSPCDTTSPAQVTITLPADLPVKLMVDRDNLFSSVRLSGSADLAETLAFVFRNLRWDAEGDLARLVGDIPARRTLMTLRDLSAHCLGSARRVVDNVSEYIREDSGLLVNQLEIGSFGSEINRLRDDLARLEKRVASL; from the coding sequence ATGGCCTCCATTGAATCAATTCTTGTCCCTGCGCTGAATCATCTGCTTGATGGGGAGCCATGGGCTGCAGAGCGTCTGCGCAGCCATTCCGGTGCGCGCCTTCAGATTGAAGCGGGGCCTCTGGTTCTTGCTCTGGTGATTAACGCTCAGGGACAATTCAGTCCTTGTGACACCACTTCCCCTGCCCAGGTCACCATTACCCTGCCCGCGGATTTGCCGGTCAAGTTGATGGTCGACCGCGACAATCTGTTTTCATCGGTCCGGCTGTCAGGTTCAGCCGATCTTGCTGAAACGCTGGCTTTCGTCTTTCGCAATTTGCGCTGGGATGCAGAGGGCGATCTGGCTCGCCTGGTTGGTGACATACCGGCTCGCCGTACCTTGATGACCCTGCGCGATCTTTCTGCGCATTGCCTGGGGAGTGCCCGACGGGTAGTGGACAATGTCAGCGAGTACATCAGGGAAGATTCCGGCCTGCTGGTGAATCAGCTTGAAATCGGCAGTTTTGGCAGCGAAATCAACCGCTTGCGCGATGATCTGGCCCGTCTTGAAAAACGAGTAGCTAGTCTCTGA
- the ubiE gene encoding bifunctional demethylmenaquinone methyltransferase/2-methoxy-6-polyprenyl-1,4-benzoquinol methylase UbiE produces MKNDTTHFGYESVAEQEKARRVADVFDSVASRYDLMNDLMSGGMHRLWKAFTIQRSGVREGSRVLDVAGGTGDLSLAFAKRVGKSGQVWLTDINNAMLARGRDRLLDKGYMLPVAQCDAEKLPFPDDWFDCVTVAFGLRNMTHKDAALAEMRRVLRPGGRLLVLEFSQVWKPLAPLYDFYSFQVIPRVGKLVTNDSDSYRYLSESIRVHPGQEELKSMMEGVGFEKVEYFNLALGVVALHRGFKF; encoded by the coding sequence ATGAAAAACGATACTACCCATTTCGGCTACGAATCCGTTGCCGAGCAGGAAAAGGCCCGCCGCGTCGCAGACGTATTTGATTCTGTAGCCAGTCGCTACGATTTGATGAACGATCTGATGTCAGGCGGCATGCACCGGCTCTGGAAGGCATTCACCATTCAGCGCAGCGGCGTACGCGAAGGTTCGCGCGTACTGGATGTGGCTGGCGGTACCGGTGACCTGTCGCTGGCTTTTGCCAAACGTGTTGGCAAGAGCGGTCAGGTCTGGTTGACGGACATCAACAATGCCATGCTGGCCCGCGGCCGGGATCGTCTGCTCGATAAAGGCTACATGCTCCCGGTTGCCCAGTGCGACGCCGAAAAGCTGCCCTTCCCTGACGACTGGTTTGATTGTGTGACCGTTGCCTTCGGGTTGCGCAACATGACGCACAAGGATGCCGCCCTGGCTGAAATGCGCCGTGTGCTGCGGCCGGGTGGGCGCTTGCTGGTCCTTGAGTTTTCACAGGTCTGGAAGCCCCTGGCGCCGCTGTACGATTTCTATTCCTTCCAGGTGATTCCTCGCGTTGGCAAGCTGGTGACCAACGATTCGGATAGCTACCGCTATCTTTCCGAGTCGATTCGGGTTCATCCGGGCCAGGAAGAACTCAAGTCGATGATGGAAGGTGTCGGTTTCGAAAAGGTTGAGTACTTCAATCTGGCGCTCGGCGTTGTTGCGCTGCATCGCGGGTTCAAATTCTAA
- a CDS encoding gamma-butyrobetaine hydroxylase-like domain-containing protein, which yields MAGMDRDTPIPNEIKLHQKSRLLELNYESGESFQLDFEYLRVMTPSAEARGHGPGQETLQAGKRNVDIERIEPVGTYALRLVYSDGHDSGLYSWDLLYNLGKHHSELWAEYLTQLEAQGLSRDIDTRTRPAAGGCGQHH from the coding sequence ATGGCGGGTATGGATCGGGATACGCCCATTCCAAACGAAATCAAGTTGCACCAGAAATCTCGATTGCTGGAGCTGAACTACGAGAGTGGTGAATCTTTCCAGCTTGATTTCGAGTATTTGCGTGTAATGACCCCTTCAGCCGAGGCTCGCGGTCATGGCCCGGGTCAGGAAACCCTGCAGGCTGGCAAGCGTAATGTCGACATCGAACGCATCGAACCGGTCGGTACTTATGCCTTGCGCCTTGTCTATTCGGATGGACATGACAGCGGTCTCTACTCTTGGGATCTTCTCTACAATCTGGGGAAACATCACAGCGAACTGTGGGCTGAATATCTGACGCAACTCGAAGCCCAGGGTTTGTCCCGCGATATCGATACCCGTACTCGTCCGGCAGCCGGTGGCTGCGGTCAACATCACTGA
- a CDS encoding HIT family protein: MNTSNGTCELCNNPGGEVLWQSPACRIVRVADANFPGFCRVIWGQHVREMSDLDSADQRYLMSVVLQVEKVVRDLFSPDKINLASFGNVVPHLHWHIIPRWQDDRNFPEPIWGLVQRESTTARPEISDQRITAALNVALADLPYIPGAS, translated from the coding sequence GTGAACACCAGCAACGGCACCTGTGAACTGTGCAACAACCCAGGCGGGGAAGTTCTCTGGCAATCCCCTGCGTGCCGGATTGTGCGCGTTGCCGATGCGAACTTCCCGGGATTCTGCCGGGTTATCTGGGGACAGCACGTACGGGAAATGAGTGATCTGGATAGTGCCGATCAGCGCTATCTGATGTCGGTCGTCCTGCAGGTCGAAAAAGTCGTGCGTGACCTGTTCTCCCCGGACAAGATCAATCTGGCCAGTTTCGGCAATGTCGTGCCGCATTTGCATTGGCACATCATTCCTCGCTGGCAGGATGACCGGAACTTCCCCGAACCCATCTGGGGACTGGTCCAGCGGGAAAGTACAACCGCCCGCCCCGAAATCAGCGATCAACGCATCACTGCCGCACTGAATGTTGCGCTGGCCGATTTGCCGTATATCCCGGGGGCATCATAG
- a CDS encoding DUF3683 domain-containing protein has protein sequence MTARLREIPYNYTSFSDREIVIRLLGADNWAILDELRVERVTGRSARMLYEVLGDIWVVQRNPYLEDDLLDNQERRNALVNALRHRLTEVEKRRAESETEDPERAAKVKRLVEAAQAAVDRFAARFSETYDLRRKVQKILGKHTRKDNIAFDGLARVSHVTDATDWRVEYPFVVLYPDTEEEIGHLVRGCFEAGLTIIPRGGGTGYTGGAVPLTPYSAVINTEKLIDMSPVENIVLPGHTEAYATIRTGAGVVTDRVSEAASLAGRVFAVDPTSASASCIGGNIAMNAGGKKAVLWGTALDNLAWWKMVDPDGNWLEVERLNHNYGKIHEQELVEFRLKRFDPSGKKLLSEEVLSMPGAACRKVGLGKDVTDKFLGGVPGVQKEGTDGIIVAARWVLHKMPPVSRTVCLEFFGQVREAVPAIVEITDYFKPGGAGNAAGVLLAGLEHLDERYVKAVGYATKAKRHGRPKMVLIGDIVGHDEAEVMKAASEVVRMCNLRAAEGFIAVDAETRKKFWLDRSRTAAISRHTNAFKVNEDVVIPLPRMGEYCDGIERINIELSTQNKLALCDALSQLLEGELPLHEGDANVDKAVLIGDRRQAALDYVASVRRRWAWLLANLDMPLADAEAQFADYGVVAGELTNKAASPVLFHRMQDFSVRTSWKQELKARLSKIFDGSVYRPILERIEAIHKETLRGRVFVALHMHAGDGNVHTNIPVNSDNYEMLQTAHKAVERIMHLARGLDGVISGEHGIGITKLEFLSDEEIGPFRAYKQKVDPEGRFNKGKLMPGGDMGNAYTPSFSLLGTESLIMEQSEIGKISEMIKNCLRCGKCKPVCSTHVPRANLLYSPRNKILGTSLLVEAFLYEEQTRRGISLKHFDEFNDVADHCTVCHRCVKPCPVDIDFGDVSVAMRNFLRKQDKKRFSPGTTAAMTYLNLKDPATIKLMRGVMMDFGFKAQRLAHKAAKAIGLIQDTRAHPPATVGAPTVKTQVIHFLNRPMPGNLPKRTSRALLDIEDDKVIPVIRNPKVASDDSEAVFYFPGCGSERLFSQVGLATQAMLYETGATTVLPPGYLCCGYPQNASGDADKGQKITTDNRVLFHRVANTLNYLDIKTVIVSCGTCMDQLQKYQFEKIFPGCRLLDIHEYLMEKGVKLEGVNGTRYMYHDPCHTPMKAYNPLAVTKSLMGQEVPLTDRCCGDSGSFAYSRPDIATQVKFRKQQEIESGAEKLRADGFTGEVKILTSCPACLQGLSRYDDDAGTKADYIVVEMAKHLLGENWAAQYVDRANNGGIERVLL, from the coding sequence ATGACTGCCCGCCTGCGCGAAATCCCCTACAACTACACCTCGTTTTCCGATCGCGAGATCGTCATCCGCCTGCTTGGCGCCGATAACTGGGCAATTCTCGACGAGCTTCGCGTCGAGCGTGTTACCGGGCGTTCGGCACGCATGCTTTACGAGGTGCTGGGCGACATCTGGGTCGTACAGCGCAACCCGTATCTCGAAGACGATCTGCTTGACAACCAGGAGCGCCGCAATGCGCTGGTCAATGCCCTGCGTCATCGCCTGACCGAGGTCGAGAAGCGCCGGGCAGAAAGCGAGACGGAGGATCCCGAGCGGGCCGCCAAGGTCAAGCGTCTGGTTGAAGCTGCGCAGGCTGCGGTCGACCGTTTCGCAGCACGGTTTTCCGAAACCTATGATCTGCGCCGCAAGGTGCAGAAGATCCTCGGCAAGCACACACGCAAGGACAACATCGCCTTCGACGGCCTGGCCCGCGTCTCGCATGTCACCGATGCCACCGACTGGCGTGTCGAATACCCCTTCGTCGTTCTTTACCCGGATACCGAGGAAGAGATCGGCCACCTTGTGCGCGGCTGTTTCGAAGCCGGCCTGACCATCATCCCGCGTGGCGGCGGTACCGGCTACACCGGCGGTGCCGTGCCGCTGACGCCGTATTCGGCAGTGATCAACACTGAAAAGCTGATCGATATGAGCCCGGTCGAGAACATCGTTCTCCCGGGACATACGGAAGCCTACGCCACCATCCGCACCGGTGCCGGTGTGGTGACCGACCGCGTCTCCGAAGCCGCCTCGTTGGCCGGCCGCGTTTTCGCGGTCGACCCGACTTCGGCCTCGGCTTCCTGCATCGGCGGCAACATCGCGATGAATGCCGGCGGCAAGAAGGCTGTGCTGTGGGGCACCGCGCTCGACAACCTGGCCTGGTGGAAGATGGTTGATCCGGACGGCAACTGGCTGGAGGTCGAACGTCTCAACCACAACTACGGCAAGATCCATGAGCAGGAATTGGTCGAATTCCGCTTGAAGCGCTTCGACCCGAGCGGCAAGAAACTGCTGAGCGAAGAAGTCCTCAGCATGCCCGGAGCCGCTTGCCGCAAGGTCGGCCTCGGCAAGGACGTGACCGACAAGTTCCTTGGCGGCGTGCCCGGCGTACAGAAGGAAGGCACCGACGGCATCATCGTTGCTGCGCGTTGGGTGCTACACAAGATGCCGCCGGTCTCGCGCACCGTCTGTCTCGAATTTTTCGGCCAGGTCCGTGAGGCCGTGCCGGCGATTGTCGAAATCACCGATTACTTCAAGCCGGGCGGTGCTGGCAATGCTGCCGGCGTGCTGTTGGCTGGTCTGGAGCACCTTGATGAACGCTATGTGAAGGCCGTCGGTTACGCAACCAAGGCCAAACGTCACGGTCGCCCGAAGATGGTCCTGATCGGCGACATCGTCGGTCACGATGAAGCCGAGGTGATGAAGGCTGCTTCCGAAGTCGTGCGTATGTGCAATCTGCGTGCTGCCGAGGGCTTTATCGCGGTCGACGCCGAAACGCGCAAGAAATTCTGGCTCGACCGTTCGCGTACCGCCGCCATTTCGCGCCACACCAACGCCTTCAAGGTCAATGAGGACGTGGTGATTCCGCTGCCGCGCATGGGCGAGTATTGCGACGGCATCGAGCGCATCAACATCGAACTGTCGACGCAGAACAAGCTGGCCTTGTGCGATGCGCTGAGCCAACTCCTCGAAGGTGAATTGCCGCTGCACGAAGGCGATGCCAATGTCGACAAGGCCGTGCTGATCGGCGACCGCCGCCAGGCTGCATTGGATTATGTAGCTTCGGTCCGTCGCCGCTGGGCATGGCTGCTGGCCAATCTGGACATGCCGCTGGCCGACGCCGAGGCTCAGTTTGCCGACTATGGCGTGGTGGCTGGAGAATTGACCAACAAGGCGGCCAGTCCGGTGCTTTTCCACCGCATGCAGGATTTTTCTGTCCGCACCTCGTGGAAGCAGGAACTGAAGGCTCGCCTGTCCAAGATTTTTGATGGCAGCGTCTATCGTCCGATCCTTGAGCGTATCGAAGCAATCCACAAGGAAACGCTGCGCGGCCGCGTCTTCGTCGCGCTGCATATGCACGCCGGCGACGGCAACGTGCATACCAACATCCCGGTCAATTCCGACAATTACGAGATGCTGCAAACGGCGCACAAGGCCGTCGAACGCATCATGCACCTGGCGCGTGGTCTGGATGGTGTGATTTCCGGCGAGCACGGCATCGGCATCACCAAGCTGGAATTCCTGTCTGACGAGGAAATCGGCCCCTTCCGTGCCTACAAGCAGAAGGTCGACCCGGAAGGCCGTTTCAACAAGGGCAAGCTGATGCCCGGCGGCGACATGGGCAATGCCTACACGCCGTCGTTCAGCCTGCTCGGCACCGAATCGCTGATCATGGAGCAGTCCGAGATCGGCAAGATTTCGGAGATGATCAAGAATTGCCTGCGTTGCGGCAAGTGCAAGCCGGTCTGCTCGACCCACGTGCCGCGCGCCAATCTACTCTACAGCCCGCGTAACAAGATTCTCGGTACCTCGTTGCTGGTCGAGGCCTTCCTCTACGAGGAACAGACCCGGCGCGGCATTTCGCTCAAGCATTTCGACGAATTCAACGACGTGGCCGACCATTGCACGGTCTGCCATCGCTGCGTCAAGCCTTGCCCGGTCGACATCGATTTTGGCGACGTTTCCGTGGCGATGCGCAATTTCCTGCGCAAACAGGACAAGAAGCGCTTCAGCCCCGGCACCACTGCAGCGATGACCTACCTGAACCTGAAGGACCCGGCGACCATCAAGCTGATGCGCGGCGTGATGATGGATTTCGGTTTCAAGGCGCAGCGTCTGGCCCACAAGGCGGCCAAGGCGATTGGCCTGATCCAGGATACCCGGGCGCATCCGCCGGCCACGGTCGGTGCGCCAACGGTCAAGACGCAGGTCATCCACTTCCTCAACCGGCCGATGCCGGGCAATTTGCCGAAGCGGACTTCGCGCGCCTTGCTCGATATCGAGGACGACAAGGTCATTCCGGTCATCCGCAATCCCAAGGTGGCGAGCGACGATTCGGAAGCTGTCTTCTACTTCCCCGGCTGCGGCTCGGAGCGTCTGTTCTCGCAGGTCGGTCTGGCCACGCAGGCGATGCTTTATGAAACGGGCGCCACGACGGTGCTGCCGCCGGGCTACCTGTGCTGCGGCTACCCGCAGAACGCTTCTGGCGATGCGGACAAGGGGCAGAAGATCACGACGGACAACCGCGTGCTGTTCCATCGCGTGGCCAATACGCTGAACTATCTTGATATCAAGACGGTGATTGTTTCATGTGGAACATGCATGGATCAGTTGCAGAAGTACCAGTTCGAAAAGATCTTCCCCGGCTGCCGCCTGCTCGACATCCACGAATACCTGATGGAAAAGGGCGTCAAGCTGGAGGGGGTGAATGGTACGCGCTACATGTACCACGATCCCTGCCATACCCCGATGAAGGCCTACAACCCGCTGGCCGTGACCAAGTCGCTGATGGGCCAGGAAGTACCGCTGACCGATCGATGCTGCGGTGATTCCGGTTCCTTCGCCTATTCACGGCCGGATATTGCGACCCAGGTGAAGTTCCGCAAGCAGCAGGAGATTGAAAGCGGTGCCGAGAAATTGCGGGCCGACGGTTTCACCGGTGAGGTCAAGATTCTGACATCCTGTCCGGCCTGTCTGCAGGGGCTGTCGCGTTACGATGACGATGCCGGCACCAAAGCGGATTACATCGTGGTCGAGATGGCCAAGCATCTGCTGGGTGAAAACTGGGCAGCACAATATGTCGATCGCGCCAATAATGGCGGGATTGAGCGCGTTTTGCTGTGA
- a CDS encoding YqaA family protein, translated as MSLLEFDPVYGLWGLGLYSFLAATLLPGGSEVALFALLRLQPESFFAALAVSTAGNTLGGMFSWGCGRYLPRWQRLESLPAKAWVERWGSPLLLFSWLPLIGDALCIAAGWLRLHWAACCLFMALGKFVRYWLVAQGAIGL; from the coding sequence TTGAGCCTGCTTGAATTTGATCCGGTGTACGGCCTGTGGGGGCTCGGCCTCTACAGCTTTTTGGCTGCGACGCTATTGCCCGGAGGTTCGGAAGTTGCGTTGTTTGCGTTGTTGCGTCTCCAGCCGGAATCGTTTTTTGCCGCTTTGGCTGTGTCGACCGCAGGCAACACGCTGGGCGGCATGTTTTCCTGGGGCTGCGGGCGCTATCTGCCACGCTGGCAACGCCTGGAGTCCCTGCCGGCCAAGGCGTGGGTCGAGCGTTGGGGAAGTCCCCTGCTGCTCTTCTCGTGGTTGCCGCTGATTGGCGATGCCCTGTGCATCGCGGCCGGCTGGTTGCGCTTGCACTGGGCGGCCTGCTGCCTGTTCATGGCGCTGGGCAAATTTGTCCGTTACTGGCTGGTGGCCCAGGGCGCCATCGGTCTCTGA